A single region of the Oleispira antarctica RB-8 genome encodes:
- a CDS encoding Monooxygenase, flavin-binding family encodes MKNDTQPCEYFDVLIIGAGLSGIGAAIHLQKDSPSKSYAILEGRDAIGGTWDLFRYPGVRSDSDMYTLGYNFKPWTSPKGIADGKDIREYICEAAKEHNIEKNIRFGHKVLSASWSSKAARWTLEVQLTSNGEVKRYECNFFLSCTGYYNYDHGYQPEFAGSENFKGDIIHPQKWDENYDYSGKKVVVIGSGATAVTLVPAMADKAQHVTMLQRSPSYVMALPQDDPMVNGLRKFLPETWVYRITRTRNIAFASMMYNFCQTFPNASRRLIQRLVKKEVGDDFDMKHFTPKYNPWDERLCAVPDGDMFQVLREGKASIVTDHIDHFTENGIKLKSGETLDADIIITATGLDVQLFGKMKLIVDGKDFNAHEKMVYRGVLLEDLPNAGMVFGYTNASWTLKADLITEWMCRLLNHMDATGKKIVMPHNFDSSVEHRPFVNMESGYVQRALEKAPQQGSKLPWKLYQNYALDLATLRFGKVNDETLFFSNPVSPIQ; translated from the coding sequence ATGAAGAATGATACCCAGCCATGCGAATACTTTGACGTATTAATCATTGGTGCAGGCCTTTCTGGTATTGGTGCTGCTATTCACCTACAAAAAGACAGCCCTTCTAAAAGCTATGCTATTTTAGAAGGTCGGGATGCCATTGGTGGCACTTGGGATTTATTCCGTTATCCTGGTGTTCGATCTGATTCTGACATGTATACCCTAGGCTATAATTTCAAACCTTGGACTAGCCCAAAAGGCATAGCCGACGGTAAAGATATTCGTGAGTACATTTGCGAAGCGGCCAAAGAACATAATATCGAAAAGAACATTCGCTTTGGTCACAAGGTGCTTAGCGCTTCTTGGAGTAGTAAGGCGGCTCGCTGGACACTCGAAGTACAACTTACGAGTAACGGTGAAGTTAAACGCTATGAATGTAATTTCTTTTTATCCTGCACAGGGTATTACAATTATGACCATGGTTATCAGCCTGAGTTTGCGGGCAGTGAAAATTTTAAAGGCGATATTATTCATCCGCAAAAATGGGATGAAAATTATGACTACTCAGGTAAAAAAGTTGTTGTGATTGGTAGTGGTGCAACGGCCGTTACACTTGTACCAGCAATGGCTGATAAGGCTCAACACGTAACCATGCTACAGCGCTCTCCTAGCTATGTCATGGCCTTGCCGCAAGATGATCCTATGGTGAATGGCTTACGAAAGTTCTTACCCGAAACCTGGGTTTATAGGATTACCCGTACTCGAAATATTGCCTTTGCGTCTATGATGTATAACTTCTGTCAAACGTTTCCCAATGCTTCACGCCGTTTAATTCAACGGTTAGTGAAAAAAGAAGTGGGTGATGATTTTGATATGAAACACTTCACCCCGAAATACAATCCTTGGGATGAACGTTTATGCGCCGTACCCGATGGTGATATGTTTCAAGTTTTACGTGAAGGCAAAGCCTCGATCGTAACCGACCACATTGACCACTTTACTGAAAATGGTATCAAGCTGAAATCAGGTGAAACCTTAGACGCTGACATTATTATTACGGCAACGGGATTAGATGTTCAATTATTTGGCAAGATGAAACTGATTGTGGATGGTAAAGACTTTAATGCCCATGAAAAAATGGTCTATCGCGGCGTACTCTTAGAAGATTTGCCTAATGCGGGGATGGTATTTGGTTATACAAATGCCTCGTGGACATTAAAAGCGGATTTGATAACCGAATGGATGTGCCGCTTGTTAAATCATATGGATGCCACCGGAAAGAAAATTGTGATGCCACACAACTTTGATAGTTCGGTTGAGCATAGACCTTTTGTTAATATGGAGTCCGGCTACGTCCAACGAGCATTAGAAAAAGCCCCACAACAAGGCTCGAAACTGCCTTGGAAGCTGTATCAAAATTATGCGTTGGATTTGGCAACGTTACGTTTTGGAAAGGTAAATGATGAGACCTTATTTTTCTCTAATCCAGTCTCACCCATTCAATAG
- a CDS encoding putative transcription regulator, TetR family, protein MSLKNTDPRIIRTKALIIKSLVKLTEATPYKKIKIQDITQNAGLARQTFYLHYKSKDAVLIDYIDSVFDNFYQEIEVHIIASPDPGEIIAWNLFNQWQQHAEFAKLIIAADVENLVIKSFRNYITRVMGLYIRNHSIALNDPEALGFIVDYLAGASWMILQRWVTSDFNYPLEKLAKLYSELSRPGLLSVINSESI, encoded by the coding sequence ATGTCGTTAAAAAATACAGATCCACGTATTATTCGCACCAAAGCACTGATTATAAAATCATTAGTAAAACTGACTGAAGCAACACCTTATAAAAAAATTAAAATCCAAGACATTACTCAAAATGCCGGACTAGCGCGTCAAACGTTCTATCTTCATTACAAATCAAAAGATGCGGTGCTGATCGATTACATCGATAGCGTATTTGATAATTTTTATCAGGAAATTGAAGTTCATATTATTGCCTCTCCCGACCCTGGTGAAATCATCGCTTGGAATTTATTTAACCAATGGCAGCAACACGCTGAATTTGCCAAGTTAATCATCGCTGCCGACGTTGAGAATCTGGTCATTAAAAGTTTTCGCAATTACATTACTCGCGTTATGGGGCTCTACATCCGTAATCACTCCATTGCTTTAAATGATCCTGAAGCTTTGGGTTTTATTGTCGATTATCTCGCTGGGGCGTCTTGGATGATCTTGCAACGCTGGGTGACCAGTGATTTTAATTATCCCTTAGAAAAACTCGCTAAACTTTATTCAGAACTCAGTCGTCCGGGTTTACTCAGCGTGATTAATAGTGAGTCTATTTAA